One genomic region from Saprospiraceae bacterium encodes:
- a CDS encoding MBL fold metallo-hydrolase yields the protein MACHYAQTDVIWDPAYTPDELLSIQEAIPEVSHFGKFLIYTHGDYDHIVGRPYFEGFTQIGSDLMEVRQDKSRSLAQLRAIDDEYYIDRSVSLRYPELDMLIRPETQSEYRLGGIDIKFYAAQGHTADGLFSLLPELGLLVAGDYLSNVEFPFIEDTIGHYHESMDTVKKILKECKVETMVPGHGTIAYTTKEILNRIDHSTRYLDSLVVPDIVDWRISWGYSPFESFLDKMHQKNIDYVRSHKI from the coding sequence GTGGCATGTCATTATGCGCAGACCGATGTCATTTGGGATCCGGCTTATACCCCGGATGAACTATTGTCCATTCAGGAAGCTATTCCAGAAGTCTCTCATTTTGGCAAATTTTTGATTTACACGCACGGAGATTATGATCATATCGTAGGGCGGCCATATTTTGAAGGTTTTACTCAAATCGGGTCAGATCTCATGGAGGTGCGGCAGGATAAGTCCAGATCGCTAGCTCAGCTGCGGGCTATAGATGATGAATATTATATAGACAGATCAGTCTCGCTCCGTTACCCTGAGCTGGACATGCTCATAAGGCCCGAAACCCAGTCAGAATACAGGCTAGGAGGAATAGACATCAAGTTCTACGCGGCTCAGGGGCATACTGCTGATGGCCTCTTTAGCCTATTGCCCGAGCTTGGTTTGCTGGTGGCAGGCGATTATCTGTCCAATGTGGAGTTTCCATTTATTGAGGACACTATTGGTCATTATCACGAGTCGATGGATACTGTAAAAAAAATCTTGAAGGAATGTAAGGTGGAGACCATGGTACCAGGCCACGGAACTATAGCTTATACTACGAAGGAGATATTGAACAGAATCGATCACTCAACAAGATATTTGGACAGTTTGGTCGTCCCGGACATTGTCGATTGGAGAATTTCCTGGGGGTATTCTCCCTTCGAGTCGTTTTTGGATAAGATGCATCAGAAAAACATTGATTATGTCCGATCACATAAAATATGA